A window from Chitinophaga filiformis encodes these proteins:
- a CDS encoding LytR/AlgR family response regulator transcription factor, protein MVNTSLNAVIVDNDLESASLLKEYIHKTNHVELAGSYHDIDNALNHSSFLKPEIIYVDIHMSGLREYDNLARISNLCKHLIIVSHETKYAIEGYRYNVYDYLMKPLSYESFSRSFNKLMSNSQLTEPDDMELIAAANGAGTATSDLSMNIYEEEEHVWIKCDKKIYRMWKQDIHLVEGLKDYIVIHHKGKKYVTHLSMSLVETYLGRKHFIRINRSCIISKNSIIAISGNVIETTLNKEMVIGIRYREKVRMLYAGFRT, encoded by the coding sequence ATGGTAAATACGTCCTTAAATGCAGTCATTGTAGATAATGATCTGGAGTCAGCCAGCTTGCTCAAAGAATATATCCACAAGACAAATCATGTAGAGCTGGCCGGTAGCTATCATGATATTGACAATGCCCTCAATCATTCATCGTTCCTTAAACCCGAGATCATCTATGTTGATATTCATATGTCAGGTTTAAGAGAATACGACAACCTCGCCCGTATTTCAAACTTGTGTAAACATCTCATCATTGTGTCGCACGAAACGAAATACGCCATTGAAGGTTACCGCTACAATGTGTATGACTACCTGATGAAACCTTTGTCTTATGAAAGTTTCAGCAGGTCCTTCAATAAATTGATGTCCAACAGCCAGCTAACGGAACCTGACGACATGGAGCTGATTGCCGCTGCAAACGGCGCCGGTACAGCCACCTCTGACCTTTCGATGAACATATACGAGGAAGAAGAGCACGTATGGATAAAATGCGACAAGAAAATATATAGGATGTGGAAGCAGGACATTCATTTGGTAGAGGGGCTAAAGGATTATATTGTCATACACCACAAGGGTAAAAAATATGTTACTCACTTGTCCATGTCGCTGGTAGAGACCTATCTCGGCAGGAAGCACTTTATCCGCATAAACCGGTCATGTATTATTTCCAAAAATTCGATCATAGCCATTAGCGGCAATGTTATTGAAACTACGCTCAATAAGGAAATGGTGATCGGGATCCGGTATAGAGAAAAGGTAAGGATGTTGTATGCAGGGTTCAGAACTTGA
- a CDS encoding alpha-1,3-mannosyltransferase family protein translates to MKRMFGFDGIRLTRAEFCEASISSLNSAWKKFVSDMEDYPNTFSGKGIVFCAGGLKYFTCCYIAICQLRRLGCTLPIEVWYLGNELSREAVQKLEELSVECKDFYDYDYDTLPLYKYNLKSLAIIKSAFKEVLFVDADNICVKDPTFLFSCPEYLDNGALFWPDYWKTSADNPIWRITESDQYQSQEQESGQLLIDKERCWQALNLCCFFNSNSKDYYKMLHGDKDTFRFAWFALKAPFHMIEKEPGACGQFDSRGNFAGNTIVQYAPDGSILFLHRNQIKWDVTLPGEMVWSVIKSFKPDATVKEYHLYDSYTGNTVMDIRGDIELSDCTAVFGELEEHCLADLDRLRATTFFDSFLKHSYLVSNRFANNIYFSLGS, encoded by the coding sequence TTTGTCAGCGATATGGAAGACTATCCAAACACTTTCAGTGGAAAAGGGATTGTCTTTTGTGCCGGTGGGCTGAAATATTTCACATGCTGTTATATTGCGATCTGCCAGCTCAGAAGATTAGGATGTACGCTGCCGATCGAGGTATGGTATCTTGGAAATGAATTATCCAGGGAGGCTGTTCAGAAACTGGAAGAGCTATCTGTGGAATGTAAAGATTTCTACGACTATGATTACGATACATTACCACTGTATAAATACAATCTAAAATCGTTGGCCATTATAAAAAGCGCTTTCAAAGAAGTGCTTTTCGTTGATGCAGATAACATCTGTGTAAAGGACCCCACATTTCTGTTCTCTTGTCCGGAATACCTGGATAATGGGGCGCTTTTCTGGCCGGACTATTGGAAAACATCCGCGGATAATCCTATCTGGCGCATTACAGAAAGCGATCAATATCAGTCACAGGAACAGGAAAGCGGGCAGCTACTGATCGACAAGGAACGCTGCTGGCAGGCGCTGAATCTTTGCTGCTTTTTTAACAGCAATAGTAAGGACTATTACAAAATGTTACATGGCGACAAGGATACGTTCAGATTTGCATGGTTTGCATTAAAAGCTCCATTTCACATGATAGAGAAAGAGCCGGGGGCTTGCGGGCAATTCGACTCACGTGGTAATTTTGCCGGCAACACTATCGTTCAGTACGCACCGGACGGAAGCATACTTTTCCTGCATAGAAATCAGATCAAATGGGATGTCACTTTACCAGGAGAAATGGTCTGGAGCGTCATCAAATCATTCAAGCCGGATGCTACCGTAAAAGAGTATCATCTTTATGATTCTTATACCGGAAACACCGTAATGGACATACGGGGAGACATTGAGCTGTCTGATTGTACAGCTGTTTTCGGGGAACTGGAAGAGCATTGTCTGGCAGACCTTGATCGTTTGCGCGCGACTACTTTTTTCGACAGCTTTCTCAAACATTCTTACCTGGTCAGTAACAGATTCGCCAACAATATTTACTTTTCACTTGGAAGTTGA